Proteins from one Burkholderia sp. genomic window:
- the glyS gene encoding glycine--tRNA ligase subunit beta yields MTHTHTAPLLVELLTEELPPKALARLGDAFAEGLAQRLAACDLIEGEAVFERFATPRRLAVLIFNVRAVSPERQVREKVLPVSVAIDVHGNPTPPLAKKLAALGRPELGISDLERAQDGKAEAFFLNYSVPGATLVNGLQAALKEIRDKLPIPKMMTYQCPDGSDVQFVRPVHRLTVLHDTEVVPVSAFGIDASDTTLGHRFLSSGTVTISSATSYAETLRKRGRVSAHFVDRKEQIRTALAEQAGGDTVVMPEALLDEVASLVEWPVVYACRFEEEFLQVPQECLILTMQINQKYFALTDATGKLRSRFLIVSNIETATPVEIVEGNERVVRPRLADAKFFFETDKKTRLVDRVPRLANMVYHNKLGSQLARIKRIEAIAFGIAPAIGADAALARRAARLAKADLLTDMVGEFPELQGIMGTYYARHDGEPEEVAVACTEHYQPRFSGDTLPKTAVSTAVALADKLETLVGIWGIGLTPTGEKDPFALRRHALGVLRLLLEKQLPLDIVELLSAAQASFSGIAAGVADSTEEIFAFFLDRLRGLLRERGYSSGEIDAVLGLAPTRIDELIARLDAVREFTRLAEAKALAVANKRISNVLKKSEGAVPGAIRPALLAETAEKVLAEKLAQVAPRVQSQLAARDYTGALSALAALRAPVDTFFNNVMVNTEDPALRANRLALLSALHQQMNCIADISKLAA; encoded by the coding sequence ATGACGCACACCCATACCGCTCCCCTTCTGGTCGAATTGCTGACCGAGGAACTGCCGCCCAAGGCACTCGCGCGTCTTGGCGACGCCTTCGCCGAAGGCCTGGCCCAGCGCCTCGCCGCGTGCGACCTAATCGAAGGCGAAGCCGTGTTCGAACGCTTTGCCACGCCACGCCGCCTGGCGGTGCTAATCTTCAACGTGCGCGCCGTTTCGCCGGAACGCCAGGTCCGCGAGAAGGTGCTGCCGGTGTCGGTCGCAATCGACGTGCACGGCAACCCGACGCCGCCACTAGCCAAGAAGCTGGCTGCGCTTGGCCGCCCCGAGCTCGGCATCTCTGATCTTGAGCGCGCCCAGGACGGCAAGGCCGAGGCCTTCTTCCTGAACTACTCGGTACCGGGTGCCACGCTTGTCAACGGCCTGCAGGCCGCGCTCAAGGAAATACGCGACAAGTTGCCGATCCCCAAGATGATGACCTACCAGTGCCCCGACGGAAGCGACGTGCAGTTCGTGCGCCCGGTGCATCGCCTTACGGTGCTGCACGACACCGAGGTGGTGCCGGTTTCAGCATTCGGCATCGACGCCAGCGATACCACGCTCGGCCACCGCTTCCTGTCGAGCGGGACTGTCACGATTAGTTCGGCCACTAGCTATGCCGAGACGCTGCGCAAGCGCGGTCGCGTGAGCGCACACTTCGTCGATCGTAAGGAGCAGATCCGCACCGCGCTGGCCGAGCAGGCCGGCGGCGACACGGTGGTGATGCCAGAGGCCCTGCTCGACGAGGTCGCCTCGCTAGTTGAATGGCCGGTAGTCTATGCCTGCCGCTTCGAGGAAGAGTTCCTGCAAGTACCGCAGGAATGCCTGATCCTGACCATGCAGATTAACCAGAAATACTTCGCGCTGACCGATGCGACTGGCAAGCTACGCTCGCGCTTCCTGATCGTCTCGAATATCGAGACCGCCACTCCGGTGGAAATAGTCGAAGGCAACGAGCGCGTGGTGCGCCCGCGCCTAGCCGACGCCAAGTTCTTCTTCGAGACTGACAAGAAGACGCGTCTGGTCGATCGTGTGCCCCGCCTAGCCAACATGGTCTATCACAACAAGCTGGGTTCGCAGCTCGCGCGCATCAAGCGCATTGAGGCGATCGCGTTCGGCATCGCGCCGGCGATCGGGGCCGACGCGGCGCTAGCCCGACGCGCCGCGCGCCTGGCCAAGGCCGACCTGCTAACCGACATGGTCGGCGAGTTCCCCGAGTTGCAGGGCATCATGGGCACCTACTACGCGCGCCACGACGGCGAGCCGGAGGAGGTCGCCGTCGCCTGCACCGAGCACTATCAGCCGCGCTTCTCGGGCGACACGCTGCCCAAGACTGCCGTGAGCACCGCGGTAGCACTGGCCGACAAGCTCGAGACTCTGGTCGGTATCTGGGGCATCGGCCTCACGCCGACCGGCGAGAAGGACCCGTTCGCGCTGCGCCGTCATGCGCTGGGCGTGCTGCGCCTGCTGCTAGAGAAGCAACTGCCGCTGGATATCGTCGAGCTGCTGTCCGCCGCCCAGGCGAGCTTCTCCGGCATCGCCGCCGGGGTGGCCGATTCGACCGAGGAGATCTTCGCCTTCTTTCTCGACCGCCTGCGTGGCCTGCTACGCGAGCGCGGCTACAGCTCCGGAGAGATCGACGCAGTGCTGGGCCTCGCGCCAACCCGCATCGATGAGCTGATCGCACGCCTCGATGCGGTGCGCGAGTTCACGCGACTGGCTGAGGCTAAAGCGCTGGCAGTCGCCAACAAGCGGATCTCGAACGTTCTGAAGAAGTCGGAAGGTGCCGTGCCGGGCGCGATCCGACCGGCACTGCTGGCCGAAACGGCCGAGAAGGTGCTGGCCGAGAAGCTGGCTCAAGTTGCACCGCGCGTGCAGTCTCAGCTTGCCGCACGCGACTACACCGGCGCGCTGTCCGCACTAGCCGCGCTGCGTGCGCCGGTCGACACCTTCTTCAACAACGTAATGGTCAATACCGAGGATCCGGCGCTGCGTGCCAACCGGCTCGCCTTACTGTCGGCGCTGCACCAGCAGATGAACTGCATCGCCGACATCTCGAAGCTCGCCGCCTGA
- a CDS encoding methyltransferase: MDRSGNPATKLNIGCGYDKREGYLNIDMDPACNPDVLIKNNNFSNFPRREFREVLAKDVLEHIPRSNTADAILEWADLLEIGGALSLQTSSILGVADLMRRHENYANQANFTIYLFGNQAHPGDFHYTGFTTATLKIHIISAGFEIDSFSLEDHWLFAVRARKVLDWTELARTGASLSDLEFVEEAYSLALFRAPEDFFRRVDLEALESGKLSRREFLKKLYSSEERRLRISQQRRM, encoded by the coding sequence ATGGACCGCTCGGGGAATCCTGCCACAAAGCTAAACATTGGGTGCGGGTATGATAAACGGGAAGGTTATCTGAATATCGACATGGATCCTGCGTGCAATCCTGACGTTCTGATCAAAAACAATAATTTCAGCAATTTCCCCCGTCGAGAGTTTCGGGAGGTGCTAGCGAAAGACGTTCTCGAGCATATCCCGCGTTCGAATACTGCCGATGCCATTCTCGAATGGGCTGACCTTCTTGAGATAGGCGGAGCGCTCAGCTTGCAAACATCCAGCATCCTCGGAGTGGCAGATCTCATGCGCCGTCACGAAAATTATGCGAATCAGGCCAATTTCACGATCTACCTCTTCGGAAATCAGGCGCATCCGGGCGATTTCCACTACACAGGGTTCACCACAGCGACCCTCAAGATCCATATCATCTCGGCTGGATTCGAAATTGATAGTTTTTCCCTCGAGGATCATTGGCTCTTCGCGGTGCGCGCGCGAAAGGTCTTGGACTGGACCGAGCTTGCGAGAACCGGCGCATCCCTTTCCGATCTCGAATTTGTCGAGGAGGCCTATTCGCTGGCCCTCTTCCGAGCTCCCGAAGATTTCTTCCGCCGAGTCGATCTCGAAGCACTCGAAAGTGGGAAGCTATCCCGCCGAGAGTTTCTGAAGAAACTCTACTCGTCAGAAGAACGACGCCTGCGCATTTCTCAACAGCGCAGGATGTGA